A window from Fragaria vesca subsp. vesca linkage group LG5, FraVesHawaii_1.0, whole genome shotgun sequence encodes these proteins:
- the LOC101309057 gene encoding RING-H2 finger protein ATL51-like: MGSVGSSSPPKTWIPYMNSRDCSQGFCSLYCPQWCYIIIPPPPSFDFRQDNSSSSPSFSPLVIAIIGILVSAFLLVSYYTIMSKYCGNEDRRRSRIREDHGHNEELEGTQNPSIHEPWYVVTVGLDEALIKSLRVCKYKNGDVLVEGTDCAVCLSEFEEDESLRLLPKCNHAFHLPCIDTWLKSHSNCPLCRASVVSTNAPTHHQVPPSVTEPPSSTSNEEVIMRAQVSESDHSQNVEIVHGDVIPKTPLRVFSDLGNSEERDTVIEIGGDDAVHQTVRRSASMDYLCHNNRISVADILRINDEEDKHLEGWSDDIAGSSKQSVAGGAGTHSLTKEPMRHVAMKRSFSGGRLFLTRPARARHTPIPL; encoded by the coding sequence ATGGGGTCTGTAGGTAGTAGTAGTCCTCCAAAAACTTGGATACCATATATGAATAGCAGAGACTGTTCTCAAGGCTTTTGTAGTTTGTACTGTCCACAATGGTGCTACATCATAATACCACCCCCTCCTTCCTTCGATTTTCGTCAAGACAATTCCTCTTCTTCTCCAAGTTTCTCTCCTCTTGTTATTGCAATCATTGGCATTCTGGTGAGTGCCTTTCTCCTTGTGAGCTACTACACTATAATGTCCAAGTACTGTGGTAACGAGGACCGAAGAAGATCAAGAATCAGGGAAGATCATGGCCACAATGAGGAGTTGGAAGGTACCCAAAATCCTTCTATTCATGAACCGTGGTATGTGGTGACTGTTGGCTTGGATGAAGCTCTGATCAAGTCCTTGAGAGTTTGTAAGTACAAGAATGGAGATGTCTTGGTTGAAGGGACGGATTGCGCAGTCTGTCTCAGTGAGTTTGAAGAAGATGAGAGCCTGAGGCTGTTGCCTAAGTGCAACCATGCTTTTCATCTACCATGTATTGATACATGGCTCAAATCTCACTCAAATTGCCCCCTATGTCGTGCCAGTGTTGTTTCGACGAATGCTCCAACACATCATCAAGTGCCTCCTTCTGTGACTGAACCTCCTTCAAGTACTAGCAATGAAGAAGTAATCATGAGGGCACAAGTTTCAGAGAGCGATCATTCTCAAAATGTGGAGATAGTGCATGGAGATGTCATTCCAAAGACACCATTACGTGTTTTTAGTGATTTGGGGAATTCAGAAGAGAGGGATACCGTAATAGAGATCGGAGGTGATGATGCAGTTCATCAAACAGTTAGAAGGTCAGCTTCGATGGACTATTTGTGTCACAATAACCGCATTTCAGTAGCCGATATTCTTCGCATAAATGACGAAGAAGATAAACATCTGGAAGGTTGGTCAGATGATATTGCTGGTTCTTCAAAACAATCAGTAGCTGGAGGAGCTGGAACTCATAGCCTCACTAAAGAGCCTATGAGACATGTTGCAATGAAGAGATCATTTTCGGGTGGGAGATTGTTTCTCACTAGGCCTGCAAGAGCAAGGCATACACCAATTCCACTCTAG
- the LOC101294860 gene encoding 33 kDa ribonucleoprotein, chloroplastic-like: MAAFEAALSLPSLYSPCSSKTLSFPKPLNLRLPSFIPPISHNFLLSSPPLIPARKLSFELLCSAVQEITTQEEEQAEQESAEEKTQKQQNLKRKLYVVNLPWSLTVADIKTLFGQCGHVKDVEIIKQMDGRNRGFAFVTMASGEEAQAVIDKFDSQELSGRTVKVEFAKQFKKPTPRPSTPKVQETRYKLYVSNLAWKARSSHLRDFVSLNFKTPVSARVVFDGPSGKSVGYGFVSFARMEEAEEAISALNGQELMGRPVTLKFSEKNIGESTNQEEKDNSNQEEKVEEEKLENQPEES, from the exons ATGGCGGCATTTGAAGCTGCACTGTCACTCCCCTCACTCTACTCTCCTTGTTCCTCTAAAACCCTCTCCTTTCCTAAACCCTTAAACCTTCGTCTTCCCAGTTTCATCCCTCCCATCTCCCACAACTTCCTCCTCTCCTCACCCCCACTTATCCCCGCAAGAAAACTCTCTTTCGAGCTTTTGTGCTCCGCGGTGCAGGAGATCACAACCCAGGAAGAAGAACAAGCAGAACAAGAATCAGCGGAAGAGAAAACCCAGAAGCAGCAGAACCTCAAGAGGAAGCTGTACGTGGTGAACTTGCCTTGGTCCCTCACTGTGGCCGATATCAAGACGCTGTTTGGACAATGTGGGCATGTTAAAGACGTTGAG ATTATAAAGCAAATGGATGGGAGGAACAGGGGCTTTGCATTTGTCACAATGGCTTCTGGGGAAGAAGCTCAGGCTGTCATTGATAAATTTGACTCTCAG GAGCTATCAGGTAGAACTGTCAAGGTAGAGTTTGCAAAGCAATTCAAGAAACCAACTCCACGTCCTTCAACCCCTAAAGTTCAAGAGACTCGCTATAAACTATATGTCTCCAATTTGGCATGGAAAGCAAGATCAAGCCATCTCAGAGACTTTGTCTCTTTGAATTTTAAAACTCCAGTTTCTGCCCGAGTTGTCTTTGATGGGCCTTCAGGGAAATCTGTCGGATATGGATTTGTTTCTTTCGCTAGAATGGAGGAGGCAGAGGAGGCAATATCTGCTTTGAATGGGCAG GAATTGATGGGGAGGCCAGTGACTCTAAAGTTTAGTGAGAAAAATATAGGTGAATCTACAAACCAAGAGGAAAAGGACAACTCCAACCAAGAAGAAAAGGTGGAGGAAGAGAAATTGGAGAATCAGCCTGAAGAATCATAA